A DNA window from Papaver somniferum cultivar HN1 unplaced genomic scaffold, ASM357369v1 unplaced-scaffold_46, whole genome shotgun sequence contains the following coding sequences:
- the LOC113342681 gene encoding deoxyhypusine synthase-like yields MQEKMMVIASVHSAAFKESEMLEGSCMKIEGYDFNRGVDYHLLVKAMISTGFQASHLGEAIEIVNHMLEWSLSDEPLAEDCSEEEKKWSYREAVRCKVFLSFTSNIISSGLRETIRYLAEHQMVNEIVTTAGGIEEDLIKCLAPTYKGDFSLPGAYLRSKGQNRAGNVIVLNDNYCKFENWITPILDQMVDEQLAENVLWTPSKVIARLGKEINDPSSYLHWANKNNIPVFFPGLTDGSIGDMSYFHLFRKPGLVINIVHDIRAMNGEAVHANPSKTGMIILGGGLPKHHTCNANMMRNGADYAVYINTAQEFDGSDSGASPDEAVSWGKIRASAKAVKVHCDATIAFPLLVAETFAKDAKKKKLMINERFKIISSQ; encoded by the exons ATGCAAGAGAAGATGATGGTCATAGCTTCAGTACATTCAGCTGCGTTTAAAGAATCGGAAATGTTAGAAGGAAGCTGTATGAAGATTGAGGGTTATGATTTTAATCGGGGTGTTGATTATCATCTGTTAGTGAAAGCAATGATTTCGACGGGGTTTCAAGCTTCGCATCTCGGCGAAGCCATTGAAATTGTCAACCATATG TTAGAGTGGAGCCTCTCTGATGAGCCATTGGCTGAAGATTGTAGCGAAGAGGAGAAAAAATGGAGTTACAGAGAGGCTGTAAGATGTAAAGTATTCCTAAGTTTTACATCCAATATTATCTCATCTGGTCTTCGAGAGACAATTCGGTATCTTGCTGAGCATCAGATG GTCAATGAAATTGTTACCACGGCTGGTGGGATAGAAGAGGACCTTATTAAATGTCTTGCACCCACTTATAAAGGTGATTTTTCACTACCTGGAGCTTATTTGCGGTCAAAAGGGCAGAACCGCGCTGGGAACGTGATTGTGCTTAATGACAACTATTGCAAATTTGAGAACTGGATTACTCCAATTTTAGACCAAATGGTGGACGAGCAGTTGGCCG AGAATGTACTGTGGACACCATCAAAAGTCATTGCTCGTCTGGGAAAAGAAATAAATGATCCAAGTTCATATCTTCACTGGGCGAACAAG AACAACATACCAGTATTCTTCCCTGGCTTGACCGATGGTTCAATTGGAGACATGTCATATTTCCATTTATTCCGCAAACCTGGTTTAGTTATTAACATTGTGCA TGACATAAGGGCCATGAATGGGGAAGCCGTACATGCAAATCCCAGTAAAACAGGAATGATAATTCTTGGAGGAGGGCTTCCGAAACATCACACTTGCAATGCGAATATGATGCGAAATGGTGCTGATTATGCCGTATATATAAATACGGCTCAAGAGTTTGATGGCAGTGATTCTGGAGCTAGTCCCGATGAGGCTGTATCATGGGGGAAAATACGAGCGTCTGCTAAGGCTGTCAAA GTCCATTGCGATGCAACTATTGCTTTTCCATTGTTGGTTGCAGAAACATTTGCCAAAGATGCAAAGAAAAAGAAACTGATGATCAATGAGAGGTTCAAGATAATCAGTTCCCAATAA